The Solanum dulcamara chromosome 6, daSolDulc1.2, whole genome shotgun sequence genome contains the following window.
cataaaaatcgatttcaaagaaaatttaattggcttagtaaaatattattatagaaaGATAtgattatatacataaaaacctacaaaaatatcaataaattcAATACTAGTAAAATCTGAAAggttaaatttattaaatttaaattatgaatcTGTTTATAGTCactcatttaatttttttaaagcaGGTAACTTGTTTAgtgataataaaataaaataaaataaaataaaatttcaagatGTGTCTCAGGGTAAATATATCATTTCAAAGAAATATTTGTGATTGGACATATGGTTTAATAATAGAGAAATATGGTAAGGTAGTTTTGGTTTCGTGAGAAGTGATTTAACACCTTTTTAACTTATGAATTAGTTGATTTCGAAATTCTTTAAAGTGGGACTTTCCATGGTGGATTCGTATTAGTTGGACTTCAAAGTAGGTATTATGAATAGcggatgaaaaagaaaaaaaaattagttcttAGTTTAACATCATCGTGAATTGTAGTGAGATGAATAAAATTGCTCTATTCTTATCCGaattgtaaataaataaataatatgtgtTAAATATGCTATTACTTTCATTGAATATTTGCTAATATAGACTGAAATTTTGTATGGTACCCAAGTCATTTGAAGAGTTATTATTAAAATAGACAAATACACAATAATTAAAGGGAAAAATTGAACATTTTCTCTAATAAAAATAGGTAGATTGGAAGAGTGAAGCCATTTTATTTGGCAAAACCAATGGGCCAAATTGCAACTCAAGGCCCAATCTAATATTCATTCTCATGGGCCTTATTCAAATTTATTGGGCTTACATATCacaaaatcttttaaaattcCGTATTTAATGAAGTCACTTCAATTTTCGACTTTCGTTTGTCAGGATCGAGTCAATAATATTGAGAAATAAAACCATCCGATTTGATTCATTTCTCAATACTATGAGATGATCATCTTAGGACGATCCCAAGCAAGAGCTACCCTTCAAACACGGGAATTTCACTCTTTTTTCGACAAGTTGCCTACCTACTTTCTTTTTCAGCCAAAAAATAAAGCATGACGAATTAATTAATATCTTACAGTAAAGTCTAAAGTTACTCCAACAAAATTTATTACAATTTAGAGAGTAGCTaggtttaaattttttttctcactTGAATGTTAAAAACGTGTCTATTGATGtactaaaaattgaaaaaaaatcaagcacTACTAACATGTGATTCTATCATTTGGGAACAGATAAGGTTGTACATTTGGATATTCATGAAGAAAGTAGGGATGATATTACATaccatttattttaatttcacaCTCGATATTTAGCACTCCTATTAGGATACAATTAAATTTGTATTCGTACAGAGATGCCTCACATTgaaatggataaaatattttctagcaAAAGCTACTTTAGCCATGACTCAAATCTGAAATCTCTAATGTATTCTGCCCTTATtaattaaagagtgtttttTACTTGAATATTCTGAACATGTGTATTGGAAAACTATTAATAGATTTACTCacgaaatacaaaaaaaatcaagttaatGTAAAGATGATTTCGTACTAAAGATTCAAATCTGAAATTTCTTATATTTGAACAAATATATTGATAGTgcaaataattatatatatatatacaaacgaaTCTAATGTAgtaataaagttttttttaggTGGGTGATAGGTGGTGGGATGAAATAAAGCAAGTATCAAACACCAAATGAAATatcaaatagaaaaataaagcTTAATGACCATGAGGAACatgctatttttttttaatcttataaGTAGTTCATTTGGTTTGCTACctgaacttttattttattggtGAGATTCGATTCCCCATCTTATAATTCCTAACtcatttttcctttctcttcccccaacttaaaaaaaaaagtaaaaaagagaaacatttatttttgattttgcaCTCGATATTTGATACTCGCATTAAGGCATGATTAAATTCGTATTCGTGCAGAGAGATCCCAACTCtaaattgcaatttttttttgttggtgaTGATTCAATTTTTCAATGTGTAACCCCCTGcccccatttttttttttttttaaaaaagaaaagaacaagaaCATGTTTGTTGTATTTCTAATATATCTCCAAGCATTAAGATTACCAACAACCATTGCTTCACATATTATTGGCCCACTAAATTTTAACATTTTTTGGTCTTACTCTTATTTCACTGCCTATAATTACCTCCATTGTGTTACTGTTTATTCACAACTCTAAATTGCAATCTttcttattattaaaaaaaaaacatttccaATCTTGGCATTTCCAATGGCTCGTTCCATTTGCTTCATGGCATTTCTGGTCTTGGCAATGATGCTCTTTGTTGCCTAATGGTTTGTCTTCCATCATTTATTCCACTAaaaccttataaaataaaataatatgtaaaATTACTCTATTTTTCTTGGTCAAAATATTAAGTACTATATTTCTTGgtcaaaatattaattataaacaaaaaaaataaaagtaaaagaggGTTATGATTTCTAATTCTGttttgaaatcataattaaaaataatgtaactAAGTAGGCAGCGGATTGTTCAAATGAAGCCTAAAGAATAGTGAATTAATACATGCTTTAAAGCTATTTGTATACGTTTGACAACTATGAAAAACCTTGAAAtaatttgtttgtttatatTCCTCTAAAGATTATACGAGCAATATTTCTTTCGATTACGTCTCTATCTTATTCTATAAATATATCTCTTAACTTTGCTATTTCTAGCATTATATCTTTGTCGTCTAATAAATAATGTATATTTATCCTTTTTATTAACATGctgaattaaaaataataatcttaaaACTGATTtttaagttctaaaaatagcACGTGACttaaaaaattacctaattctcCCCCCTGTTGTTTAATCTGTATTATTAAGATACTTAGAACAATAACTTTGCCGAACTTCATAAGAAACAACAAAGTTGAAAGTGATTTTCAAAATCAGAAAgttaaaaccaaaaaaataataatataatctgCAACATAACAGAAAcaatattgaaaaaaaagaaaagaagaagaacatgTTTATTGTATTTCTAATATATCTCCAAGCATTAAGATTACCAACAACCATTGCTTCACATATTATTGGCCCactaaattttaactttttttggtCTTACTCTTATTTCACTGCCTATAAATTACCTCCATTGTGTTATTGTTTATTCACAACTCTAAATTGCAATCTttcttattattaaaaaaaaaaaacatttccaATCTTGGCATTTCCAATGGCTCGTTCCATTTGCTTCATGGCATTTCTGGTCTTGGCAATGATGCTCTTTGTTGCCTATGGTTTGTCTTCCATCATTTATTCCACTAaaaccttataaaataaaataatgtgtaAAATTACTCTATTTTTCTTGGTCAAAATATTAAGTACTTTATTTCTTTGGTCAAAATACTAAGTATAaacgaaaaaaaataaaatagaagagGGTTATGATCTCTAGTTTTGTTatgaaatcataattaaaaataatgtaactAAGCAGGCAACGAATCGTTCAAATGAAACCTAAAGAATAGTGAATTGATACATGCTTTAAAGCTATTTGTATACGTTTGACAACTATGAAAAACCATGAAAtaatttgtttgtttatatTCCTCTAAAGATTATACGAGCAATATTTCTTTCAATTACGTCTCTATCTTTTTCTAAcatttgtttctattatttgtTACTACTTGTGAATGATTTTAGAGGTGCAAGCTGAGAAGAATAAGCACATTTGCAAATCAGTAAGCCAAACTTTCACAGGAATATGTATTATCAATTATCCATGTAGAAAAGCCTGTCTTAAGGAAAAGTTTACAGATGGACATTGTAGCAAACTCCAAAGAAGGTGCCTATGCACTAAGCCATGTGTATTTGAGAAAATTTCAAATGAAGTTGAAACAACTTTGGGTGAGGAAGCAAAAACTCTAAAGGAAGCTTTGCGTGAACAAGAGATTATGATGGAGTAATTAAGTGAGACTAAGGATTTGAGtgtcaaaaacaaaataaataaagtgtTGCCTTTTCTTAAAAAGGTAGCTTATAATGTTGTCTTATTGGCCTTTAGTAGCCATTTGACACATTAAATAAGTTGTGACACATTGTTAATCCTTTTGGAATCTTGTATCGAATTTATGTAtgttttaatgaaaaatgattGACTACGATGTTTAACTTTAtgtatgaaatatgtattacGTTTATTTGATTACTTTTTATCATGATTCGTTTTCTGATGAATTATAGAGTGACCGAAGCAGAACTAGTCTTCAAATGCACATGAAATTTATTCACTCTTTTTTAGAAGAAATATGCCCTCAAATCTTCTCTTTTGacgaaaaaaaaaaggatgaataaaataacattttaaagtaaagtcttttgacatatatatataaagttagcCCAACAAAATTTGTCACAATAATTTAGAGAGTAGATAGAGTTAAGAAGTCTCAgtattttcttttcctcttgAATATTAAAAATGTGTCTATTGACGAAATATTAATAGAGATGTACAAATATTGTCATTTGGTAACAGATAAAGTTGTACGGACCAAAAAGGGTT
Protein-coding sequences here:
- the LOC129891609 gene encoding defensin-like protein, producing the protein MARSICFMAFLVLAMMLFVAYEVQAEKNKHICKSVSQTFTGICIINYPCRKACLKEKFTDGHCSKLQRRCLCTKPCVFEKISNEVETTLGEEAKTLKEALREQEIMME